Below is a genomic region from Miscanthus floridulus cultivar M001 chromosome 1, ASM1932011v1, whole genome shotgun sequence.
aaatgtatggagtactaaatgtagacgaaaaaaaactaattatacagttgggtgagaaatcgcgagacgaaacttttgaacctaattagtccataattagacactaattctcaaataaaaacgaaactgctacagtagccaaaaccactGCGGTACTACTTCTGGACAAAGTTACAATTAATTATGTATGACACCGAAAGGTAAAGAAAACGCAACTTGCTTGTCAATTGCGACGTTCATACTTCACTGTCTGCTGTCGGCATTATTATATACTATATACTTAGTTGCGCCTAATTTTGTGTACCAATATAATGACGATTTTCTTGTACGCATGTAAACATGGTTTAATTATCTTTGCCGATAGACCATGAGAATGAGCTAGATATCTGACGGATCGAATGGACATGCAGGGGTGGTGCAGGGTTGGGCAGCCATGGTgatgggcgtgctggccggcagCGTCCCCTGGTACACGATGATGATCCTGCACAAGCGGTCTCGGCTGCTGAAGCATGTGGACGACACGCTGGGCGTCATCCACACGCACGGCGTGGCGGGGCTCCTGGGCGGCATCCTCACGGGGCTCCTCGCCGACCCCACCCTGTGCGCGCTCTTCCTGCCCGTCACCAACTCCCGGGGCGCCTTCTACGGCGGCACCGCCGGCGGCGCGCAGCTCGGGAAGCAGCTGGCGGGCGCGCTCTTCATCATCGGATGGAACGTGGTCGTCACCTCCATCATCTGCGTCGCCATCAACGCCGTCGTCCCGCTGCGCATGACCGAGGACAAGCTCGAGGTCGGCGACGACGCCGTCCACGGCGAGGAGGCGTACGCGCTCTGGGGCGACGGCGAGCTCTACGACGTCACCGAGCACGGCccgcgcggcgccgccgccgtcgcgcccGTGTCCACGACCCCGAATTGAACTAGTTGCTAGTTGTGCATTGTTAGTGTTGCTCGACGACCATGTATATTGCTCCATCCATCCATGGCATGCAATGCATGCATTGTGTTGATGACCATCCGTGACTAGGCATTGTTCATTGTTCTTCTTCTGCTGAATCAAACGTGGCTTCTGCATGTGCAATACTTTCCTCTGTAATACTTACTACAGATGAGAGACATGTGAATTTACAAGCATGCATGTAATCGATCATCAACGTAGAAGAAGTTTGCATTATTTAGATTTTAAAATCTGGCAGATTATTGTTATCTTGGGGTTCCTATTTTTGGAGGACGTGCAGTGCAGCAGCGGCATTTCCTGCCGTCCTCACGAACGCGGCTATAACATGCACGCATCGCCGAGATCTATCGACGATCTGGCCGGCTCTCTGGACGAACCTAGCTAGCTACCGGGCAACCTGCCATGAAGCGTTCGGCGGCATCCACCGTACCCctcgtccttctcctcctcctcctcctcctcgccgtcgcaacggcgtccgccgccgccaccggcggcATGGCCGGCGCTGCGGAGGCAGAGCACGCCGCCAACTACCTCGTCTACGTCAACCCACACCCGCCGGGCGTCGACTGTCAGGCGTACCAGCTCGGCATCCTCGCCGCCGCCCTCGGAAGGTACGTGCACCGCCATCGATCTCTGAATAAATGCATCGTCGGAACGGAAACCTCATGGTGATCCATGATGCATGATCTATCTGATGTGCAGTGAGGCGAAGGCGAAAGCGGCGATCCTGTACAACTACAGGAACGTCATGAGCGGGTTCTCGGCGAGGCTCACGCCGCCGGAGCTGGAGGCCGTCAAGAGTAATCATGCTTTTATCtgtctatttatttatttatggatCACCACGGCAGGAATCATTACTGATTATTGTTTGTTTTGTGGATGCAGAGCAACCTCAGGTGAACCGGGTGCTGCCGAGCGCGACCTTGTCTCTGATGAGCAGCAAGTTCGACGGCGTCAGCTAATCCCGTCCGTTTCCTCCAGCAGCCAACAAGCACATCCATCGCCAACCATAAAATAAATCTCATCTCATCTTTGAATTTGTTTGTGGGT
It encodes:
- the LOC136481803 gene encoding subtilisin-like protease SBT3.17; this translates as MKRSAASTVPLVLLLLLLLLAVATASAAATGGMAGAAEAEHAANYLVYVNPHPPGVDCQAYQLGILAAALGSEAKAKAAILYNYRNVMSGFSARLTPPELEAVKKQPQVNRVLPSATLSLMSSKFDGVS